In one Vibrio sp. CB1-14 genomic region, the following are encoded:
- a CDS encoding iron chelate uptake ABC transporter family permease subunit: MRDSLKVSLLIAGCVAIIAWFIGQGLTADNYHFFLSRRIPKVLAIVLAAVAISASSLVFQTITNNRILTPSILGFDSLYLMVQVLMVVILGSTSFWVIHAMSNFLLSTCVMIGFSLLLFHFYFKRKDSNVFTLLLIGIVCGSLFSSVTGFLTMLVDPNEFASIQNSMFASFNNVNAKLVYWSLVPLSLCLAILFYYAPKLDVLWLGTDNATSLGVNTQQLTQRVMILITIMIAISTALVGPVLFFGLITVSLTREIFRNYQHRFLMIASSLLAVFLLVTGQWFVEKVLAFETTISVIINLVGGSYFLFLLLRNRIN, encoded by the coding sequence ATGCGTGATTCGTTAAAAGTCTCCTTACTCATCGCTGGGTGCGTTGCCATTATTGCTTGGTTTATAGGTCAAGGGCTGACAGCGGATAACTATCATTTTTTCCTATCACGTCGTATACCAAAAGTGTTGGCGATTGTCCTAGCAGCCGTAGCGATTTCTGCTTCTTCTTTGGTGTTCCAAACCATCACCAACAACCGCATTTTAACGCCATCTATATTGGGTTTTGATAGTTTGTATCTGATGGTGCAAGTACTGATGGTGGTCATTCTAGGCAGTACCAGTTTTTGGGTAATTCACGCAATGAGTAACTTTTTGCTTTCAACCTGTGTGATGATTGGCTTCTCATTATTGCTGTTTCATTTCTACTTTAAGCGCAAAGACAGCAATGTGTTCACGCTATTGTTGATTGGTATTGTCTGCGGCAGTTTGTTTAGCAGTGTGACCGGCTTTTTGACCATGTTGGTTGATCCCAATGAATTCGCGAGCATTCAAAACTCCATGTTCGCGAGCTTTAACAACGTGAATGCCAAATTGGTCTACTGGAGCCTGGTCCCACTCTCACTTTGCTTAGCAATTCTGTTTTACTACGCTCCAAAGCTAGATGTACTTTGGCTAGGGACAGATAACGCAACAAGCCTTGGTGTGAATACTCAGCAACTCACTCAGCGAGTGATGATCCTAATTACCATTATGATTGCCATTTCTACGGCGTTGGTGGGGCCTGTGCTGTTCTTTGGTTTGATTACGGTAAGTTTAACTCGTGAGATCTTCAGAAATTATCAGCACCGTTTTCTCATGATTGCGAGCAGTCTACTGGCGGTATTTCTGCTGGTGACGGGTCAGTGGTTTGTTGAAAAGGTATTGGCGTTCGAAACCACGATCAGCGTGATCATCAATCTCGTCGGTGGTTCCTACTTCCTGTTCTTATTGTTAAGAAACAGAATTAATTAA
- a CDS encoding ABC transporter ATP-binding protein, with the protein MIKLTGLSKKYGKTFVVQDADALFPKGEVTSIIGPNGAGKSTLLSMASRLTESDAGEVVIGDKLLAQWDTKELAKHLAVLRQSNNINMRFTIRELVSFGRFPHSGGRLTAEDNEIIDQALGHLGIEEIQNKYLDQLSGGQRQMAFIAMVVAQDTDYVFLDEPLNNLDIKHSVEIMHTLRRLAHDFNKAVVIVIHDINFASCYSDNIVAMKKGKVIKSGKVDEVVQQETMEAIYEIPFDIREVDGRKVCLYFNS; encoded by the coding sequence GTGATTAAGTTAACAGGTCTAAGTAAAAAGTACGGCAAAACCTTCGTTGTACAAGATGCAGATGCACTTTTCCCGAAAGGAGAAGTGACCTCGATTATTGGCCCTAACGGTGCAGGTAAAAGTACGCTGTTGTCGATGGCGAGTCGCCTAACAGAGAGCGATGCGGGTGAAGTCGTGATTGGCGATAAGCTGCTTGCCCAATGGGATACTAAAGAGCTGGCAAAACACCTCGCCGTACTTCGTCAATCCAATAACATTAATATGCGTTTTACCATTCGTGAGTTGGTGTCTTTTGGTCGCTTTCCACATTCTGGTGGACGTCTAACGGCAGAGGACAACGAAATCATTGACCAGGCTCTCGGCCATTTAGGGATTGAAGAGATCCAAAATAAGTACCTGGATCAGCTCAGCGGCGGTCAGCGTCAAATGGCGTTTATCGCCATGGTAGTGGCTCAAGATACTGACTACGTATTCTTGGATGAGCCTTTAAATAACCTTGATATTAAGCACTCAGTTGAAATTATGCACACGCTTCGCCGTCTCGCGCACGATTTCAATAAGGCTGTGGTGATTGTTATTCACGACATTAATTTTGCGTCTTGTTACTCGGATAACATCGTAGCGATGAAGAAAGGCAAGGTCATCAAATCGGGCAAAGTCGATGAAGTGGTTCAGCAGGAAACCATGGAAGCCATCTACGAGATCCCGTTTGATATACGTGAGGTCGATGGGCGTAAGGTCTGTCTCTACTTCAATAGTTAA
- a CDS encoding arginase family protein, giving the protein MSNIKKWPAIDPEKVAKYKHIWENVSAADNLDPEVAAYLARVKEQGGGKGIEQMSFINKDYLGFYQAPFSQDLDNTDVVIYGMGIEKCSPTGSSHKFAPQRLRHLSKMGMGTVGDNGEIPFEWCRISDYGNWDSLGQFELKAEVEQLTELLHHMVVEKDCTPLVFGGDHTIPYPTMRALGEKYGPLRVIHFDAHYDLSTRADFDYPYTSGHWLPKLYSEGLADPERTVQIGMRGRQTALVKGNHIAFGTTGFTTNEVYEQGVDAVADKIIELCGDGGPVYFTFDLDALDTAFCRSNSSPDPFGLTHLQVYDIIRKVKASGKVRLVGADVAEYTPDTDPTDKDGIIAAGFGWELLCWLAEERKRENGGENRHTVWHQAFGSVSL; this is encoded by the coding sequence ATGTCTAACATCAAAAAGTGGCCTGCAATCGATCCAGAAAAAGTAGCGAAATATAAGCACATCTGGGAAAACGTTTCTGCAGCAGACAACCTAGACCCAGAAGTTGCGGCATACCTAGCTCGCGTTAAAGAGCAAGGCGGCGGCAAGGGTATCGAACAAATGAGCTTCATCAACAAAGATTACCTAGGTTTCTATCAAGCGCCATTCTCACAAGATCTAGATAACACCGACGTTGTTATCTACGGTATGGGCATTGAAAAATGTTCTCCTACTGGTTCTTCACACAAGTTCGCACCACAGCGTCTACGCCACCTAAGTAAAATGGGTATGGGTACGGTTGGTGACAACGGTGAAATCCCATTCGAATGGTGTCGTATCTCTGACTACGGTAACTGGGATAGCCTAGGCCAATTCGAGCTGAAAGCAGAAGTTGAGCAGCTAACAGAACTTCTACACCACATGGTTGTTGAAAAAGATTGTACGCCGTTAGTATTTGGTGGTGACCACACAATCCCATACCCAACAATGCGTGCTCTAGGTGAGAAGTATGGTCCTCTTCGCGTTATCCACTTCGATGCGCACTATGACCTATCAACTCGTGCTGACTTTGACTACCCATACACGTCTGGTCACTGGCTACCAAAACTGTACTCTGAAGGTCTAGCGGATCCAGAGCGCACAGTTCAAATTGGTATGCGTGGTCGTCAAACTGCGCTTGTAAAAGGTAACCACATCGCATTTGGTACCACTGGCTTCACGACCAACGAAGTTTACGAGCAAGGCGTTGATGCAGTAGCAGACAAGATCATCGAACTTTGTGGCGATGGCGGTCCGGTTTACTTCACATTCGACCTTGATGCACTAGATACTGCGTTCTGTCGTTCAAACTCAAGCCCAGATCCATTTGGTCTGACGCACCTTCAGGTTTACGACATCATTCGTAAAGTGAAGGCATCGGGTAAAGTTCGTCTTGTCGGTGCTGACGTCGCTGAGTACACGCCAGATACTGACCCAACAGATAAAGACGGCATCATTGCTGCTGGTTTCGGTTGGGAGCTACTTTGCTGGCTAGCAGAAGAGCGTAAGAGGGAAAACGGCGGCGAAAATCGTCACACAGTATGGCACCAAGCATTTGGTTCTGTATCGCTGTAA
- a CDS encoding methyl-accepting chemotaxis protein, translated as MILILRTTPLSILNLLILLVLLSSVVLFALNAMLAGFLVLLSIATMAWLMLFTLNREMRVLNEHFEQLRHGEVPSVPQSLGLLYSSFHAIDDVHQLMQRKQRKAEAVRSEMAFCAQELASNAADAAKDSDRQAESTLSSASAATEISQSIEDVSTRIEQTLQAIEQGNVLCGQGNQALVSVQSSVEQVESQVGSTAKSIVTLESNLYTVSEMSQFIREIAEQTNLLALNAAIEAARAGEHGRGFSVVAEEVGRLAKRSHESANAITSHVEQVTASMSDVTAMIEQVREGNTRCTEQTLVAQNTLEEMGISMASITDQVAGVSAASDQQAIAIQEISSNMEQVALTAKHNAETAADNAQVAEHLEKLTA; from the coding sequence ATGATACTTATCTTGCGCACAACACCGTTAAGCATACTTAATTTGCTCATTCTACTAGTGCTGTTGTCATCGGTGGTGCTGTTTGCGCTGAATGCGATGCTAGCGGGTTTTTTGGTATTGCTATCCATTGCGACGATGGCATGGCTGATGCTGTTCACATTGAATCGAGAAATGCGAGTACTCAATGAGCACTTTGAGCAGCTAAGGCATGGTGAGGTGCCTTCTGTACCTCAATCACTTGGCCTACTTTATTCAAGCTTCCACGCCATTGATGATGTTCATCAGTTGATGCAACGAAAACAGCGCAAAGCGGAAGCAGTGCGTTCAGAAATGGCATTTTGTGCTCAAGAATTGGCAAGCAATGCAGCCGATGCGGCCAAGGACAGTGATAGGCAGGCGGAGTCGACGCTCTCTTCTGCATCAGCGGCAACGGAAATTTCACAGAGTATTGAAGATGTATCCACTCGCATTGAGCAAACCTTGCAGGCAATTGAGCAAGGCAATGTTCTTTGTGGACAAGGCAATCAGGCGCTTGTGAGCGTTCAAAGTAGTGTTGAGCAAGTGGAATCTCAAGTAGGCTCAACGGCGAAGAGTATCGTTACACTGGAGAGCAATTTATACACGGTCTCGGAGATGTCCCAGTTTATTCGAGAGATTGCCGAGCAAACCAATCTGCTGGCACTCAACGCTGCGATTGAAGCGGCGCGAGCTGGTGAACATGGTCGCGGGTTCAGTGTGGTTGCCGAAGAAGTTGGCCGCCTCGCTAAGCGAAGTCATGAGTCCGCTAATGCCATTACTTCTCATGTTGAACAAGTGACCGCGAGCATGAGTGATGTCACAGCGATGATAGAGCAAGTTCGCGAGGGTAACACGCGTTGCACTGAGCAGACGCTGGTGGCTCAAAACACGTTGGAGGAGATGGGCATATCCATGGCATCGATTACCGATCAAGTTGCTGGCGTATCAGCCGCATCCGATCAACAAGCAATCGCGATTCAGGAAATATCGAGCAATATGGAGCAGGTCGCGCTAACGGCAAAACACAACGCCGAGACTGCCGCTGACAACGCTCAGGTGGCTGAGCATCTTGAAAAGCTGACTGCATAG
- a CDS encoding nitrate- and nitrite sensing domain-containing protein, whose protein sequence is MMDIVMANLQATVVMLFACLSMVVFVWKRKLALSKSQQAKRSGLQYLTTLRQLLAAIQQHRGITNGVLCGDDKLQSRLPTLQSDINNHLQTLTHLDEGVRNTSSWRSVEENWPRVRVQFKQWSAEQNLATHNQQLASLLESVEECAQYYRLTELPQREGESIALLWNDLLRVAECVGQARALGTGVAAKATCSSVERIRLKYLHQSIRRFVTAQRHSDFPTVKKLLGTIENKVLVLVPSVTAVEYFDDATAALDEVFRVFDERVTALGDNV, encoded by the coding sequence ATGATGGATATTGTAATGGCCAATCTTCAAGCAACGGTTGTAATGCTTTTTGCCTGTTTGAGCATGGTTGTTTTTGTGTGGAAAAGGAAACTTGCGCTGAGTAAGAGCCAGCAAGCAAAGCGCTCGGGATTGCAGTACTTAACCACACTTAGACAGCTTCTGGCGGCGATTCAACAACACAGAGGAATCACCAATGGTGTGCTGTGTGGAGACGACAAATTGCAATCTCGCCTTCCAACGCTACAAAGCGACATTAATAATCATCTGCAGACACTGACTCACTTGGATGAGGGTGTCCGCAATACTAGCAGTTGGCGAAGTGTTGAAGAAAACTGGCCAAGGGTTCGTGTTCAGTTTAAGCAGTGGTCGGCAGAGCAAAATCTTGCCACTCACAATCAACAGCTGGCTTCGTTGCTTGAATCAGTGGAGGAGTGTGCCCAATATTACCGTTTGACAGAGCTGCCACAGAGAGAAGGCGAGTCTATCGCACTGCTTTGGAATGATTTATTGAGGGTCGCTGAATGTGTCGGACAGGCTAGAGCTCTCGGTACTGGTGTGGCGGCCAAAGCGACGTGCAGTAGCGTTGAGCGAATTCGATTGAAGTATCTGCACCAGTCGATTCGCCGTTTTGTCACCGCGCAACGTCATTCGGATTTTCCTACCGTTAAGAAGCTTCTCGGGACTATAGAGAATAAAGTGCTCGTGCTTGTCCCGAGCGTTACCGCAGTTGAATATTTTGATGATGCGACAGCCGCTCTAGATGAGGTTTTTCGAGTATTTGACGAGCGGGTTACTGCACTTGGTGACAATGTTTAA
- a CDS encoding phospholipase D family protein — protein MPNILSIKNFFALLLIVTLSGCVSSSIDPSRYEKQSSYTIINDEPTKLDLYFAREVASHFLIDETGFHPLDKGHDALLARLAIIETAQSSIDVQYYIFRDDEAGNLIAWRLFEAAERGVRVRLLLDDMQKYDDNDLLRFSSHPNIEVRMFNPHHLRSARGIAMLSDFERLNHRMHNKSLTVDGVVSIIGGRNVGNEYYSIESTVEFSDLDLMMVGKAVRQVNRQFDLYWNSDYSVPIEWIAPNQDLRYTDADVEAWVNELGLEAKFSGGQYDFAKLPLYNDLVNGTVELYWGIGDLLYDLPNKPDSKQSTLIDSLSVVLDDSKTSLVFISPYFVPTEQGTKDLINAVEQGLEVIIITNSLASNDVFAVHGWYAKYREDLVKGGVELWEVKSNAEIKKNWSLTGSSRSSLHTKAMVIDKRKVFVGSMNLDPRSAHLNTEMGVVIEQPEYANKVYDAIGKEISKTAYELKMVDGDLIWFDHATGETLTSEPDASIWRRMGAWFSGILPIEEQL, from the coding sequence ATGCCCAACATTTTGTCTATCAAAAATTTTTTCGCTCTCTTGCTCATCGTCACTTTGAGCGGATGTGTCTCTTCCAGCATTGACCCTAGCCGGTACGAAAAACAATCTTCATACACCATCATCAATGATGAGCCAACCAAACTCGACTTGTATTTCGCAAGAGAAGTGGCCTCCCATTTTCTGATTGATGAAACCGGGTTTCACCCTCTGGATAAGGGTCACGATGCGCTACTCGCTCGGCTGGCGATCATCGAAACCGCTCAATCCAGCATTGACGTACAGTACTATATTTTCCGAGACGACGAAGCGGGAAACCTGATCGCGTGGCGACTATTCGAAGCCGCTGAGCGTGGCGTGCGCGTACGCCTTTTGCTCGACGACATGCAAAAATACGACGACAACGATCTGCTGCGCTTTAGTAGCCACCCCAATATCGAAGTGCGCATGTTCAACCCGCATCACCTTCGCTCTGCGCGCGGCATAGCAATGCTCAGTGACTTTGAGCGACTAAACCACAGAATGCACAATAAGTCGCTGACTGTAGATGGTGTCGTATCCATCATTGGCGGACGAAACGTTGGTAATGAATACTATTCCATTGAATCTACCGTAGAGTTTTCCGATCTAGATTTGATGATGGTGGGTAAAGCCGTGCGTCAAGTAAATCGCCAGTTCGACCTTTATTGGAACAGTGATTACAGTGTGCCAATCGAGTGGATTGCACCAAATCAAGATCTTCGCTATACCGATGCTGACGTCGAAGCTTGGGTCAACGAGCTCGGTCTTGAAGCGAAATTCTCTGGTGGTCAATATGATTTCGCTAAGCTCCCGCTCTACAACGATTTAGTCAATGGTACGGTCGAACTGTATTGGGGCATCGGTGATCTGCTCTATGATTTACCCAATAAACCGGACAGTAAGCAAAGTACCCTTATCGACAGCTTGAGCGTTGTGCTCGACGACTCGAAAACATCGCTCGTATTTATCTCACCCTACTTTGTGCCAACCGAGCAAGGCACCAAAGATCTCATTAATGCCGTTGAACAAGGTCTTGAAGTCATCATTATTACTAACTCACTGGCGTCGAATGATGTCTTTGCCGTGCACGGTTGGTACGCTAAATATCGTGAAGATTTGGTCAAAGGCGGTGTAGAACTGTGGGAAGTGAAGTCCAATGCTGAAATCAAAAAGAACTGGAGCTTAACAGGGAGCAGCCGCTCAAGTCTTCATACCAAAGCGATGGTCATTGATAAGCGTAAAGTGTTCGTTGGTTCAATGAACCTCGACCCTCGTTCAGCCCATCTTAATACCGAAATGGGCGTTGTTATCGAGCAACCTGAGTATGCAAATAAGGTCTATGACGCTATCGGCAAAGAAATCTCAAAGACCGCTTACGAGTTAAAAATGGTCGATGGGGACTTGATATGGTTTGACCACGCGACAGGGGAAACCTTGACGTCTGAGCCAGACGCCAGTATTTGGCGCCGCATGGGCGCTTGGTTCAGTGGTATCTTACCGATTGAGGAGCAGTTGTAA
- the yddG gene encoding aromatic amino acid DMT transporter YddG — MAGLGTNKYTLFGIMAILLWSCVIALTRDIAELFGPIGGAALMYSVSTLALMLVMGRPKIGEYRLSYVLLGGGLFVSYEICLALALGMANDRQQAMEMAVINYLWPALTVLLAVAMSGRRVNLLVYPSVVLAFVGVVWCISGDASLSIEGVKNNVATNPLTYSMAFAAAFIWALYCNITPKMSGGKNAIVLFFTMTSVTLWIQYALSDESQMMFTFSSVSTLLLAGVIMGAGYALWNQAIIGGNMVLIATFSYFTPVFSTVFSSFYFSVALTQSFWKGVAMVTLGSLLCAWATREPKSVEQKVNA; from the coding sequence ATGGCAGGTTTAGGCACCAATAAATATACCTTGTTTGGCATTATGGCCATTTTGCTTTGGAGCTGTGTGATTGCGCTAACAAGGGATATTGCCGAGTTATTTGGCCCGATTGGCGGCGCGGCGTTAATGTATAGCGTGAGTACACTAGCTCTGATGTTGGTCATGGGAAGACCAAAGATTGGCGAGTATCGACTTAGCTACGTGTTGCTTGGTGGCGGACTGTTTGTCAGTTATGAGATCTGTCTTGCCCTTGCATTAGGGATGGCAAATGATCGTCAGCAAGCCATGGAAATGGCGGTGATTAACTACCTGTGGCCGGCGCTGACTGTATTGCTCGCAGTGGCGATGAGTGGTCGCCGAGTAAACCTTCTTGTTTACCCTAGTGTGGTGCTGGCATTTGTTGGGGTCGTCTGGTGCATTTCGGGAGATGCTTCTTTATCTATCGAGGGCGTTAAAAACAATGTAGCAACGAACCCGCTGACATATTCCATGGCATTCGCCGCGGCATTTATTTGGGCGCTGTATTGCAACATTACCCCTAAAATGAGCGGTGGAAAAAATGCCATTGTGCTGTTTTTTACGATGACGTCGGTCACGCTGTGGATACAGTATGCGTTGAGTGATGAAAGTCAGATGATGTTTACTTTCTCTTCTGTTTCTACGCTGCTGTTGGCTGGGGTCATTATGGGAGCCGGATATGCGTTATGGAATCAAGCAATCATCGGCGGCAATATGGTGCTTATTGCGACGTTTTCCTACTTTACACCAGTATTTTCAACGGTGTTTTCTTCGTTCTATTTTTCCGTTGCGTTGACTCAATCGTTCTGGAAAGGTGTGGCAATGGTTACTCTTGGGTCTCTGCTGTGTGCTTGGGCAACGAGAGAGCCAAAGTCAGTTGAACAAAAAGTCAACGCCTAG
- a CDS encoding START domain-containing protein, with the protein MLNTPIAAAAPSGKPWLVSYNQDAVTLYKREHHSGLIEIRVHADVSTTFSAFLRLFEDTMNVPNWLHNVDQTKVLAQLSPNENVVYTTFAAPWPAKNRDMVTYSRYYQTGKRFVLEISDASDYLAPQPDYIRIHKVRSRWELTKIDDGQVFVVYTAFADVGGALPDWLANQLTIEGAIETFKGLKREIADYQHLSHPNVID; encoded by the coding sequence TTGTTGAACACCCCAATTGCAGCTGCTGCGCCCAGCGGAAAGCCTTGGCTAGTAAGTTACAATCAAGATGCCGTGACTTTGTACAAGCGTGAACACCATAGTGGCTTAATCGAAATTCGTGTTCATGCCGATGTATCAACCACGTTTTCGGCATTTTTGAGATTGTTTGAAGACACCATGAATGTGCCGAATTGGCTACACAATGTCGACCAAACTAAGGTGTTGGCTCAACTCTCACCGAATGAAAATGTCGTGTATACCACCTTCGCTGCCCCCTGGCCTGCTAAAAACAGAGACATGGTCACTTACTCGCGGTACTACCAAACTGGAAAGCGATTTGTGCTGGAGATCAGTGATGCTTCGGATTACCTCGCGCCACAACCAGACTATATTCGTATCCATAAGGTGCGGTCTCGTTGGGAACTGACCAAGATAGACGATGGGCAGGTCTTTGTCGTCTACACCGCGTTTGCTGATGTTGGGGGAGCATTGCCAGATTGGTTGGCCAATCAATTAACAATAGAAGGAGCTATAGAAACCTTTAAGGGATTAAAGAGAGAGATTGCCGATTATCAGCACCTCTCCCATCCAAATGTCATAGATTGA
- a CDS encoding cation transporter: protein MSSLTQHNESSVLRVSAIIATGFAVAGLVVGVLMGSLVIAFDGVYSLVSLLLTLLSLAAAQQLKNPKSQACKYGRQRVESWVIAIKGAVILMIVLASLYSAISSMFTGGRPVDTTVATLFGLFNVMGCTYAWWYIASKNKLMCANLIEAETKQWQMDTLLSVAVMAGFISAWVMEFTPWSHLSVYADPAMMIMISAYFIKVPAQMLFEACKSLSNADEASVASNS, encoded by the coding sequence ATGTCTTCGCTAACGCAACACAACGAATCATCAGTCTTGAGAGTATCAGCCATTATAGCTACTGGCTTCGCTGTCGCAGGCCTAGTGGTTGGTGTGTTGATGGGCTCGCTGGTCATCGCTTTTGACGGTGTTTATTCTCTGGTCAGCTTGCTGTTAACTTTATTGTCACTGGCTGCTGCGCAGCAACTAAAGAACCCGAAAAGTCAGGCTTGTAAATACGGCCGTCAAAGAGTTGAATCTTGGGTGATCGCGATTAAGGGTGCCGTTATTCTGATGATCGTGTTGGCGTCATTGTACTCCGCTATCAGCTCTATGTTTACCGGTGGTCGTCCAGTCGATACCACTGTCGCGACATTGTTCGGCTTGTTTAACGTCATGGGCTGTACTTACGCATGGTGGTACATAGCGTCAAAGAACAAACTAATGTGTGCAAACCTTATCGAAGCGGAAACAAAACAGTGGCAAATGGACACGCTACTCAGCGTAGCGGTAATGGCTGGCTTTATTTCTGCTTGGGTAATGGAGTTCACACCGTGGTCACACCTAAGTGTTTACGCAGATCCTGCGATGATGATTATGATCTCTGCCTACTTCATTAAAGTACCAGCACAGATGTTGTTCGAGGCTTGCAAATCGCTCTCAAACGCTGATGAGGCCAGTGTTGCTAGCAACTCATAA